Sequence from the Ooceraea biroi isolate clonal line C1 chromosome 2, Obir_v5.4, whole genome shotgun sequence genome:
TCGGTTAGACATAACCTCGAGGAACGTTTGCACCAGCTCGCGATGTGACAAGGAAGTACGAACGAAGTTCGAAAAGATGAGAGTTGGCAGGACATCGAAATACGACGAAATGTTGGAGGGAGAGACATCGTTGACTGCGACGAGCACGAAGCAGTGAGTATCAGTTGTAGTTACACTTGTACTGCTAGCCTTGTTCAGGTGTCCAAAATAACTTCAGACTTCTATTGTATCTCTAATTGTAATCTTCGAATCTTAAGCTCTGCAATGTAGAAAAGAATTCAGTACGCGGTCACTCTCGAGCGTACTTCTGTTTTTGTTAATTGCGAGTGATCTGTGAGATGAATGTACAAGGAAGTATTATATCTTCTTTATTAATCTAAGAAGAAATCTTTGTGCTTATTGTATTTCAGGACAAATCTGTTTCCTGACGCGGACACGCCAAACCGACTCTTCAACGGAGTACCATATACTCAACTGCATATTGTCAATATAAAATCCACTCCCAATAATACTATTATGACTGTTACTGATTCTGGCGGTCGGGTAATATCTTTGCATTCAGCCGGTGTGGAAGGTTTCAAGAACGCTAAGAAGGGTACAAACATCGCTGCCCAGCAAGCAGCTATAACGTTTGGTAACGTAAGTATATATTCAAGACAGATTCTGTAAAGGTCGGGTGAATAAAATGCAATGTCTCATATCGATATACAATCAGacttaaaatatgtatatatttattcttaattattctAAAAACATATTTGATTATGTATCGTATAGCGTATTCTTGAATATGGCGTAAATACAGTGAGACTACGGGTACAAGGGCTTGGTGCAGGTAGAATGGTGAGTGTTTGAATATTTCTGAAAGATCATTACACTTCCATTTTACAGACTGCatgtaatatttatgtgtaataatatatatgtaattcgAATTTGAGTAATAGatgatgaatatattaaagattttattgttttcaGT
This genomic interval carries:
- the LOC105282465 gene encoding 30S ribosomal protein S11, chloroplastic, which gives rise to MMRSVLRLTRFPVLAERTLTDVGAPIFSRLDITSRNVCTSSRCDKEVRTKFEKMRVGRTSKYDEMLEGETSLTATSTKQTNLFPDADTPNRLFNGVPYTQLHIVNIKSTPNNTIMTVTDSGGRVISLHSAGVEGFKNAKKGTNIAAQQAAITFGNRILEYGVNTVRLRVQGLGAGRMSSIKGLQMTGLNIVSITDDTRVSWHPPRPKKQRRV